The window GAAAACGGGAAACGCGGTATTCCAAAGCCTCCTACGATTAAAAAACTAGCCGGTGCATTAAAGGTCCCTTATGAGGAAATGATGCAGGCTGCGGGCTATATTGAGGAAGCCTCTTCTGTCCATCAGTTGAAGGAAGAGGAAATAGCATTATCCAAAATAAAGGAAGCTGCAGCGCAATATGAACTTGGTGATCTCGAAATATTTGATGGAGATATTTGGTCAACTCTTTCGAAAAAAGAAATAGAGGATCTTAACCGCTATCTGTTATTTATGTTAAACAGCCGTTCGTCATCATAGAATGTTTTGAGCATTGACAAGCTTTTCGAGCTGATTTATGACAGATTTACGGTATAATGAGTTCAGATTGGAGTGAAGAAAGATGAATCAATCTGACATGTGCCCGCGGTTTGAAAAAGCAGTTGAGTTATTGAGTAAACGCTGGGTCGCACTGATTGTTTTTCAGCTTCTCTCAGGTCCGCAGCGCTTTAGTGAAATTGAGGCCGCTCTGACAAATTTAAGCGGAAGAGTATTATCTGAGAGATTAAAAGAGCTGGAAGCAGCAGGCATTGTAAAACGGGAGGTTTTTGCTGAAACACCCGTGCGCATTGAGTATTCTTTAACTGATATGGGGCGTTCCCTTGCACCCGTTTTTGAGGAAATTTCGAAGTGGTCCTCTGAATGGATCACGCTTGAATCATAAAATACCTGCATGTGAACCCGCCTGATCATCATAAAACAACCTCCCTTACAGATGTAAGGGAGGTTTTGTCTTTTTAACCGCTTAAGCAGATGTGATGTTTTTTGCAGCTAATGCTTTTCTTTCTTTTTTCTTGTTCGTTGGGCTTAAATAGCGTTCGAGCCAGCCCATGACTAGGTCAGCGATAATGGCCATGAGCGCAGTTGGAATAGCACCTGCTAAAATGATGGCTGTTCCGTTTGTGGCGTTTGATCCTCTGATGATGATATCACCTAGACCTCCCGCACCAACAAATGTCCCAATCGCTGTAATGCCGATGGCGATGACAAGGGCGGTTCTTAAACCAGCCATAATGACCGATAAAGCAAGCGGTAATTCAACCATTCTCAGCACTTGCCATTTCGTCATGCCCATCGCTTTACCCGATTCTAAATAAGCATGTTCAATGCTGACAATCCCTGTATACGTGTTGCGGATGATCGGCAGAAGCGAATACAAAAAGAGTGATAAGATGACTGTATTTGCGCCAAGTCCTAATACAAGCATCAGCACGGAAAGCATCGCTAACGCCGGTATGGTTTGTATAACATTGGTAATGGCGAAGATCCAATTGCTCAGCTTACGGTAATGCGCCACAAAGATGCCTACTGGAATTCCGACAATCGCCGCAAACAGCACCCCATACGCTGACATGAGAAAATGCCGATAAAATTCTTCTAACACATATGAACCGTTCTGCTGATAATACGTCCATAATTGCTGCAGTGTGTCCATCAGCCGTGACACCTCCCCATCTTACTCAAAGTAATTGTGCTTTTTTAGGAAATTTTTCGCAACGGTGGCTGGTTCTTGAAGCTCCCCGTCGACTTGATAGTTAAGCTCTTGCATTTGCTCTGTATCGATTTTTCCGATCAGCCTGTTGATCACCTTATCAAGCCCTGGGTTCTCTTTTAGGACTTTTTCCGGGACAACTGGCGATGCATCATATGGCGGGAAAAACCGCTTATCATCTTTTAAAATTTTGAGGTCATAGGCTTTAATTCGTCCATCTGTTGAATAGGCAAGCACAATATCCATTTTTTCATTTTTTAATGCATCATAGACTAAACCAATCTGCATTGGATACGTGCTTCCAAATTCAATTCCGTATGTTTTCACGAATCCTTCGTAACCGTCGCCTTTCTTTTTGAGCCAAATATTATCGACACCGAACCGGTAATTTTTCGCATTCTTTTTCAAGTCAGAGACGGTTTCTAACTTGTTTTCCTTCGCCATCTTTTGCGTCACGGCAAAGGCATACGTATTATCAAAGCCATAGGAATCAAACCATTTGTAATCATAGCGTTTCTTAAATTCTTTTTGGACGATCTCCATCGCACGCTCCGGGTCTTTTTCCGCATCCATTCCAAGCGTACTTGTCAAATCTGTCCCTGTATACCTTGTGGCAGAAATGTCGATATCTCCGTTTTCCATTGCTTTCTGCTGTACGGTATTAGAGCCTAGGTTTTTCACAATGGTTGTCTTTTTATCTGTGTAATGTTCGATGATATCGCTAACCATGTAGGCCATAATTTCTGATTCGGTAAAGTTTTGTGCTCCAATTCGCAGCGTATTGCCTGAGGAGCCGGCTAGTCCAGGAAGTGAACAGCCGCTTATCAATAGCAAGCATCCGGCAAGCAGTGCACTGATCCATCTTGTTTTTCGATTCTTCACATAAGCCAACTCCTTATGAAACTTCCTTCAATCCTTTTAAGCCTTCTGGTGTTACTTTTTTCTCCAGCTTCATCAATGTAAAGTCAATGATGACCGCTAAAATAGTGACTGGGATGGCACCCGCAATAATGTATTCCGGCTGATATAACTGAAGTCCAATTAAAATGTAGTCACCAAGACCTCCCCCACCGATAAAAGCAGCAAGTGTTGTCCAGCCGATTAAATAAATCGTTGACGTTCGGACGCCTGCCATAATGATCGGTACAGCAAGCGGGAGCTCAACAAGACGAATTTGCTCCCATGTGGTCATACCGATCCCTTTACCGGATTCAAGCAAGTTTTTGTTTACACCTTGGACGCCGGCATACGTATTTCTCAAAATAGGCAATACCGAATAGAAAAAGAGCGCAACGATTGCAGGTATTTTCCCCACCCCCAAAATAGGAATAAAAAATGCAAGAATCGCTAAACTAGGGAGTGTTTGAAAGATATTCACGACACCGATGACAAAACCTGCGCCTCGTTTCATTCGTGTGAGAACGACGCCTAAAGGAACGGCAACGATAATTCCTAGCACGACGGCAATTAAGGAAATATATAAATGCTCCCACATTTTTGTGAGGAGTTCCCCACCATTTTTCTCTAGAAAATCGATGATTTGATCCATGTGTCCACCTCCCTTAGTTCATTTCAATGGCAGACGCCGGCGTATCGTCTCCCCAAATAGAGTCGTACACAACATCTACAAGACTTGCCCGTGTTACAATGCCTTTTAAATGCCCTTTGGCATCCACAACCGGTACATATTTAATACCGCGTATTAAGATTTTCCGAACGGTGTCTCTTAGAAGTGCGCCTTCTTGTACAGTATAGAACTCTGTATTTAAGATCTCACCAACGAAAGCCGCTTTTCTGCGGTTCGCATCGATTGTTTCAATATCGATATAGCCTTTTAGCACATGATGTTCATCTACTACAAGCAAAGAATCGACACGCTTTTCTCTCATGATGTAGATAGCATCAGTCAACGTTTGTTCGACTGTAATGGTGACTGGTGACGTGTTCATCATTTGTTCTACACGTTCCATATTCGGATTTGATTGAAGCAGGCGCTCTTTTCCGATGAATTCTTCTACGAACTCGTTGGCTGGGTTACGCAAAATATCTTCAGGTGTGCCTACTTGGACAATCTCCCCATCTTTTAAAATCACAATTCGGTCAGCGAGTTTAATGGCTTCATCCATGTCATGTGTGACGAATACGATGGTTTTATTTAACGTTTTTTGCAGTTTCTTAAATTCTTCCTGCAATGTATCTCGTGTAATTGGATCAAGTGCACCAAATGGTTCATCCATGAGGATCAGAGGGGGTTCTGCTGCCAGTGCGCGAAGAACTCCGATGCGCTGCTGCTGTCCTCCACTGAGTTCATGAGGATAGCGCTCTAAAAATTCCGGGCCCATGTCGACGAGCTTCAGCAGTTCGCGAGCTCGTTCCTTCCGTTTTTCTTCCGGCCATTTTAAGAGCTTCGGCACAAGTGAGATGTTTTGCGCGATGGTCATATGGGGGAACAGTCCAATTTGCTGAATCACATAACCGATTTCTCTTCTTAATTGAACTGGATCTTTTTTCATAATATTTTCTCCCTCGATGAAAATGTTTCCTGAGGAAGGTTCAATGAGTCGGTTGATCATCTTCATGGTTGTTGTCTTACCACAGCCACTCGGTCCAATAAAACAAATAAATTCTCCTTTTGCTATTTCTAAATCAATATTTTTGACAGCTTTTTTTCCGCCTTTATACGTCTTAGATACATTCTCTAGTTTCAGCAAATGAGACACCTCCAATTAGTTGGATCTTTATATTCAGAAAATTTACACCTTATTCATTATAGTGCAAACTTTATAAAATAAAAAGTTTATGATGTGTTTGTATTGCATAAGATTTATATAAAATTTTCAGTTAACGCTGTAATATCTAGAGATCTCTCCTTTTTCCTTCAAATTACTAGCAATTACTCAATATTTATTGTTTTCATCAACAAACAGGTATATGATATATTGTGTTACAAATTGTCAGTCGTGAAGGGATGAAGCGGGGAGTGGACAAGCAAGCGTTAGGCGCCATTCAAAAAGCACAGGATCATTATATTGAAAAAGCTGCGGAGAACATGAATGCCTTTGGTCTTTCTTCTACAGTGGGTAGAGTGCTTGGTATCATTCACATGAACCGTAAACCAATGACGCTGGAAGAGCTATCAGAGGCGACCGGCATGAGCAAAACGAGGATGAGTCAAGTCGTTCGAGAAATGCTCGATTTGAATATTGCGGAAAAGGTTTATGAAAAAGGAATACGTAAAGATCTTTATGAAGTTGAGCAAGATCAATACCAAACGTTTATTTCATTGTTTGCAGCCAATTGGTCCCGAGTTGTCAGCAAAAACCGTAAAGCACATAAGAAAACGTGCAAGGAATTGCAAGAGCTGCTTGAACAGGACGACTTACCTGAAGAAACAGAGGATAAAATCAATCTGCTTCTTTCAGAAATCAAGGAAAGTCTTGATTACTATGATTGGATTAGCCGCTTAA is drawn from Bacillus pumilus and contains these coding sequences:
- a CDS encoding ABC transporter permease gives rise to the protein MDQIIDFLEKNGGELLTKMWEHLYISLIAVVLGIIVAVPLGVVLTRMKRGAGFVIGVVNIFQTLPSLAILAFFIPILGVGKIPAIVALFFYSVLPILRNTYAGVQGVNKNLLESGKGIGMTTWEQIRLVELPLAVPIIMAGVRTSTIYLIGWTTLAAFIGGGGLGDYILIGLQLYQPEYIIAGAIPVTILAVIIDFTLMKLEKKVTPEGLKGLKEVS
- a CDS encoding osmoprotectant ABC transporter substrate-binding protein, with translation MKNRKTRWISALLAGCLLLISGCSLPGLAGSSGNTLRIGAQNFTESEIMAYMVSDIIEHYTDKKTTIVKNLGSNTVQQKAMENGDIDISATRYTGTDLTSTLGMDAEKDPERAMEIVQKEFKKRYDYKWFDSYGFDNTYAFAVTQKMAKENKLETVSDLKKNAKNYRFGVDNIWLKKKGDGYEGFVKTYGIEFGSTYPMQIGLVYDALKNEKMDIVLAYSTDGRIKAYDLKILKDDKRFFPPYDASPVVPEKVLKENPGLDKVINRLIGKIDTEQMQELNYQVDGELQEPATVAKNFLKKHNYFE
- a CDS encoding winged helix-turn-helix transcriptional regulator, translated to MNQSDMCPRFEKAVELLSKRWVALIVFQLLSGPQRFSEIEAALTNLSGRVLSERLKELEAAGIVKREVFAETPVRIEYSLTDMGRSLAPVFEEISKWSSEWITLES
- a CDS encoding GbsR/MarR family transcriptional regulator; this translates as MDKQALGAIQKAQDHYIEKAAENMNAFGLSSTVGRVLGIIHMNRKPMTLEELSEATGMSKTRMSQVVREMLDLNIAEKVYEKGIRKDLYEVEQDQYQTFISLFAANWSRVVSKNRKAHKKTCKELQELLEQDDLPEETEDKINLLLSEIKESLDYYDWISRLIEFFESEEVFKHVPKP
- a CDS encoding ABC transporter permease; translated protein: MDTLQQLWTYYQQNGSYVLEEFYRHFLMSAYGVLFAAIVGIPVGIFVAHYRKLSNWIFAITNVIQTIPALAMLSVLMLVLGLGANTVILSLFLYSLLPIIRNTYTGIVSIEHAYLESGKAMGMTKWQVLRMVELPLALSVIMAGLRTALVIAIGITAIGTFVGAGGLGDIIIRGSNATNGTAIILAGAIPTALMAIIADLVMGWLERYLSPTNKKKERKALAAKNITSA
- a CDS encoding helix-turn-helix domain-containing protein — encoded protein: MNFGAYLRALREEKKLSVNQLAMYSEVSAAGISRIENGKRGIPKPPTIKKLAGALKVPYEEMMQAAGYIEEASSVHQLKEEEIALSKIKEAAAQYELGDLEIFDGDIWSTLSKKEIEDLNRYLLFMLNSRSSS
- a CDS encoding betaine/proline/choline family ABC transporter ATP-binding protein (Members of the family are the ATP-binding subunit of ABC transporters for substrates such as betaine, L-proline or other amino acids, choline, carnitine, etc. The substrate specificity is best determined from the substrate-binding subunit, rather than this subunit, as it interacts with the permease subunit and not with substrate directly.) codes for the protein MLKLENVSKTYKGGKKAVKNIDLEIAKGEFICFIGPSGCGKTTTMKMINRLIEPSSGNIFIEGENIMKKDPVQLRREIGYVIQQIGLFPHMTIAQNISLVPKLLKWPEEKRKERARELLKLVDMGPEFLERYPHELSGGQQQRIGVLRALAAEPPLILMDEPFGALDPITRDTLQEEFKKLQKTLNKTIVFVTHDMDEAIKLADRIVILKDGEIVQVGTPEDILRNPANEFVEEFIGKERLLQSNPNMERVEQMMNTSPVTITVEQTLTDAIYIMREKRVDSLLVVDEHHVLKGYIDIETIDANRRKAAFVGEILNTEFYTVQEGALLRDTVRKILIRGIKYVPVVDAKGHLKGIVTRASLVDVVYDSIWGDDTPASAIEMN